In the Campylobacter sp. MIT 12-8780 genome, one interval contains:
- a CDS encoding DUF2972 domain-containing protein, translating to MHIQTLIHSKLLNDESLKNLLWAKNIALPLNYEFILIATGLCGSSALVKFLQACKIGLCDEDLKTSAKGLYFEHFKSLQTQASYKIISYIEHWSLNLKQRANFFARASKKVPVLFLVRDPISMLKTAINHPSSDKARRVLKLNEDFSPILNMKKYYINGFASNALNNKKILGQAPNLHSLPKWINELIFCQNFFVKILKHHKIMYIDMNELMPDKAFDTLNKLALEFAFQTPKKDELLFKAELNGKLITYFPIFLELPLKNKAGKAIKIILSTHQIHPYLKHCNELLDEKDLAFENMLLYLAQDELELVLKENELLKQIKSYLQDFLKSLKERINTEQNKLYKEEDILNYLFENKALSKKLFYILQNNLKHIKQNRADIVSSWKYYQEFMDFAKHIK from the coding sequence ATGCACATACAAACACTAATACACTCAAAGCTTTTAAATGATGAAAGCCTTAAAAATCTTTTATGGGCTAAAAATATTGCTTTGCCTTTAAACTATGAGTTCATACTCATTGCTACTGGGCTTTGTGGCTCATCTGCTTTGGTGAAATTTTTGCAAGCTTGTAAGATAGGGCTTTGTGATGAGGACTTAAAAACAAGTGCTAAGGGACTTTATTTTGAGCATTTTAAAAGCCTTCAAACTCAAGCTTCATATAAAATCATCAGCTATATAGAGCATTGGAGTTTAAATTTAAAACAAAGGGCTAATTTCTTTGCAAGAGCAAGTAAAAAAGTGCCTGTTTTATTTTTAGTGCGTGATCCCATATCCATGCTAAAAACAGCTATCAATCACCCAAGTAGCGATAAAGCAAGGCGAGTTTTAAAGCTCAATGAAGATTTTAGCCCTATTTTAAATATGAAAAAATACTATATTAATGGCTTTGCGTCAAATGCTCTTAATAATAAAAAAATACTAGGACAAGCCCCAAATTTACACTCTTTGCCTAAGTGGATCAATGAGCTTATCTTTTGTCAAAATTTTTTTGTAAAAATTCTAAAACACCACAAAATCATGTATATAGACATGAATGAGCTTATGCCTGATAAAGCCTTTGATACCTTAAACAAGCTAGCTTTAGAATTTGCTTTTCAAACTCCAAAAAAAGATGAATTACTTTTTAAAGCAGAACTTAATGGCAAGCTCATTACTTATTTTCCCATTTTCTTAGAGCTTCCTTTAAAAAACAAAGCAGGCAAAGCCATCAAAATCATCTTAAGCACTCATCAAATTCATCCTTATTTAAAGCATTGTAATGAGCTTTTAGATGAAAAAGACTTAGCTTTTGAAAACATGCTTTTATACTTAGCTCAAGATGAGTTAGAACTTGTGCTTAAAGAAAATGAGCTTTTAAAGCAAATAAAAAGTTATTTACAAGATTTTTTAAAATCCTTAAAAGAGCGTATAAACACCGAGCAAAACAAGCTCTATAAAGAAGAAGATATTTTAAATTATCTTTTTGAAAATAAGGCTTTAAGTAAAAAATTATTTTATATTTTACAAAACAATCTTAAGCATATCAAGCAAAACAGGGCTGATATAGTAAGTTCTTGGAAGTATTATCAAGAATTCATGGACTTTGCAAAACATATCAAGTGA
- a CDS encoding 3-hydroxyacyl-CoA dehydrogenase NAD-binding domain-containing protein, translating into MKRLNILACGTMGTQISALFYNLGFEVCIYTHKTKLKELEFQAKVLSKKLNLEPSQKGSFCFYTRIKSLPEALCIECLPENLELKQRCIKEFQSSHERAIFSNSSSFSSKDLGCGLLHFFNPIYLKLAELYDPKNEALVLIQELKKLDFCLIKAKGNRGNLANLLLFNEIATFFKMIEKLDYSLQECELVYEKLYEKRDILSIIDIIGIEICDQICLNLHEDDESFYYPQSFKKALELGILGRKNKTKIKDFLLSMKEV; encoded by the coding sequence ATGAAAAGGCTTAATATCTTAGCTTGTGGCACGATGGGAACGCAAATTAGCGCTTTATTTTATAATCTTGGCTTTGAAGTTTGCATTTATACGCACAAAACAAAACTTAAGGAGCTTGAGTTTCAAGCTAAAGTCCTTAGCAAAAAGCTTAATTTAGAGCCTAGTCAAAAGGGCAGTTTTTGTTTTTATACTCGTATTAAAAGCCTGCCTGAAGCACTTTGTATAGAGTGCTTGCCTGAAAATTTAGAGCTTAAACAAAGGTGTATAAAAGAATTTCAAAGCTCTCATGAAAGGGCTATATTTTCAAATTCAAGCTCTTTTTCAAGCAAGGATTTAGGGTGTGGCTTGCTTCATTTTTTTAATCCCATATATTTAAAACTCGCTGAACTTTATGATCCTAAAAATGAAGCTTTAGTATTGATACAAGAATTAAAAAAGCTTGATTTTTGTCTTATCAAGGCTAAGGGAAATAGAGGTAATTTAGCAAATTTGCTTTTATTTAATGAAATTGCAACTTTCTTTAAGATGATAGAAAAGCTTGATTATAGCTTGCAAGAATGTGAGCTAGTGTATGAAAAGCTTTATGAAAAAAGAGATATTTTAAGCATAATTGATATTATAGGCATTGAAATTTGTGATCAAATTTGTTTGAATTTACATGAAGATGATGAAAGTTTTTATTATCCACAAAGTTTTAAAAAAGCCCTTGAACTTGGCATACTTGGCAGGAAAAATAAAACCAAAATCAAAGACTTTTTACTCTCAATGAAGGAAGTTTAA
- a CDS encoding NeuD/PglB/VioB family sugar acetyltransferase, producing MNKLILVGSGGFAKELYQYLQNTDHEILGYIDKQKSAFYELSYLGDEESIHQSFFKEASFLLGIGQVELRASIIAKLKARGANFFSFIHSSAIVASDALLGEGVVLCPNSMLNAGAQLEDFVLLNIYASVAHDCVVGENSILCPYATLNGEAKTGKNCFLGTGASLLPKARLGNNCVLSAGVMLSKSYKDNQLIFNLRTLKVKTK from the coding sequence ATGAATAAGCTTATCTTAGTTGGCTCAGGTGGCTTTGCTAAAGAGCTTTATCAATACCTTCAAAACACCGATCATGAAATTTTAGGCTATATAGACAAGCAAAAAAGTGCTTTTTATGAACTTTCTTATTTGGGCGATGAAGAAAGCATTCATCAAAGCTTTTTTAAAGAGGCAAGTTTTTTACTTGGTATAGGACAAGTTGAGTTAAGAGCCAGTATCATCGCTAAGCTTAAGGCTAGAGGGGCGAATTTTTTTAGCTTTATTCATTCAAGTGCTATTGTGGCTAGTGATGCTTTGCTTGGTGAGGGCGTAGTGCTTTGTCCAAATAGCATGCTTAATGCTGGTGCACAACTTGAAGACTTTGTGCTTTTAAATATCTATGCTTCAGTGGCTCATGATTGTGTGGTAGGTGAAAACTCAATACTTTGCCCTTATGCTACCTTAAATGGAGAAGCCAAAACAGGTAAGAACTGCTTTTTAGGCACTGGCGCAAGTTTGCTGCCTAAGGCTAGACTTGGAAATAACTGCGTTTTAAGCGCAGGTGTTATGCTTTCAAAATCATACAAAGATAATCAGCTCATATTTAATTTAAGAACTCTAAAGGTAAAAACAAAATGA
- a CDS encoding class I SAM-dependent methyltransferase yields MAKQIWEDIFSSREWGKYPPENLIRFIARNFYKVKDRNKVKILELGLGTGANLWFCAREGFRVSGIEWSKSGIEKFQKRMQEEHLSQQIDTLLQGDYAQKLDELEDESFDAIIDVASLTCNDFDKTRLIFSKLIKKLKTKGKFYSSTLAKGLLGYDKTKLAFQEPKEGIYTHVGSLRFEDKNSLKRLYKDKNFKIENILTSILQQDKTIIDKLYIVEGVKMGGGHCVDHSSLHTTSTKKKRLTSVKTRALENE; encoded by the coding sequence ATGGCTAAGCAAATTTGGGAGGATATTTTTTCAAGCAGAGAATGGGGCAAATACCCACCAGAGAACCTTATCCGCTTTATAGCTAGAAATTTTTATAAAGTTAAAGATAGAAACAAGGTTAAAATCCTAGAACTTGGGCTTGGCACAGGAGCAAATTTGTGGTTTTGTGCCAGAGAAGGTTTTAGGGTAAGTGGGATTGAGTGGAGCAAAAGTGGGATTGAAAAATTTCAAAAAAGAATGCAAGAAGAGCATTTAAGCCAGCAAATTGACACACTTTTGCAAGGTGATTACGCGCAAAAACTTGATGAACTTGAAGATGAAAGCTTTGATGCTATCATCGATGTAGCTTCTTTAACCTGCAATGATTTTGATAAAACAAGGCTGATTTTTAGCAAGCTTATCAAAAAGCTTAAAACTAAAGGCAAGTTTTATTCCTCGACTCTAGCTAAAGGACTTTTAGGGTATGATAAAACCAAGCTAGCCTTTCAAGAGCCAAAAGAAGGCATTTACACTCATGTTGGCTCACTTCGTTTTGAGGATAAAAATAGCCTAAAAAGACTTTATAAAGATAAAAATTTTAAGATAGAAAACATACTTACAAGCATATTACAGCAAGATAAAACGATAATTGATAAGCTTTATATAGTAGAAGGTGTAAAGATGGGGGGGGGGCATTGTGTTGATCACAGCTCTTTACACACAACCTCTACAAAGAAAAAACGGCTCACATCTGTCAAAACAAGAGCTTTGGAAAATGAGTAA
- a CDS encoding class I SAM-dependent methyltransferase → MKKFISNAEISSGLGSPDEIWEQIYTHKEWGKYPSEAIIRFIARNFYNAKDRNSVKVLELGLGTGANLWFCAREGFRVSGIEWSKSGIERFEKRMQEEHLSQQIDTLLQGDYAQKLDELEDESFDAFMDSYSLAYNDFEKTKNIIEKAVKKLKKGGKFLSITPSANNFGFKEDKSLGHHCCRPVEGSDAFTGVIRFCDEKDIKKLYEGKDYEVQSISKLTHSSKGVVENDLFIITGVKHG, encoded by the coding sequence ATGAAAAAATTTATTAGCAACGCTGAAATCAGCTCAGGTTTAGGTAGCCCTGATGAAATTTGGGAACAAATTTACACACATAAAGAATGGGGCAAATACCCAAGCGAAGCCATTATCCGCTTTATCGCTAGAAATTTTTACAATGCAAAAGATAGAAACAGCGTAAAAGTACTCGAACTTGGGCTTGGCACAGGAGCAAATTTGTGGTTTTGTGCAAGAGAAGGTTTTAGGGTAAGTGGGATTGAGTGGAGCAAAAGTGGGATTGAAAGATTTGAAAAAAGAATGCAAGAAGAACATTTAAGCCAGCAAATTGATACTTTGCTACAAGGTGATTACGCACAAAAACTTGATGAGCTTGAAGATGAAAGCTTTGATGCTTTTATGGATTCTTATTCACTCGCCTATAATGATTTTGAAAAAACAAAAAATATCATTGAAAAAGCAGTAAAAAAGCTTAAAAAGGGCGGAAAATTCCTCTCCATTACCCCAAGTGCAAATAATTTTGGCTTTAAGGAAGATAAAAGCTTAGGACATCACTGCTGCCGCCCAGTTGAGGGAAGCGATGCTTTCACAGGCGTGATTCGCTTTTGCGATGAAAAGGACATTAAAAAGCTTTATGAGGGCAAGGACTATGAAGTGCAAAGCATTAGCAAGCTCACGCACTCAAGTAAGGGCGTTGTGGAAAATGACTTATTTATCATTACAGGGGTAAAACATGGCTAA
- a CDS encoding NeuD/PglB/VioB family sugar acetyltransferase yields MKEKLLIIGAGGHAKSCVDVIEKEGKFEILGFVDNNTESKSVLGYEILGCDDDLPRLFKLCKFAFLGIGQIKSPDLRMKLFERLKNIGFVLPTIISPLAYVSKHAFISNEASIIMHQALINTNAKIGKACIINTKALIEHDAVVEDFCHISTAAVVNGECKVAQKSFVGSNSMLKHTQNLAEQSVFFAGKNLTWGGGI; encoded by the coding sequence ATGAAAGAAAAACTACTCATCATCGGTGCTGGAGGACATGCTAAATCTTGCGTTGATGTGATTGAAAAAGAAGGCAAATTTGAAATTCTTGGCTTTGTGGATAATAACACCGAGTCAAAAAGCGTTTTAGGTTATGAAATTTTGGGCTGTGATGATGATTTGCCGCGTCTTTTTAAGCTTTGTAAATTTGCTTTTTTGGGTATAGGACAGATTAAAAGTCCTGATCTTAGAATGAAGCTTTTTGAACGCCTCAAAAATATAGGTTTTGTTTTACCTACTATCATCTCTCCTCTTGCTTATGTTTCAAAGCATGCTTTTATCTCAAATGAAGCAAGTATCATCATGCATCAAGCTTTAATCAATACAAATGCTAAGATAGGAAAAGCCTGCATTATCAATACCAAAGCCTTGATAGAACATGATGCAGTGGTGGAAGATTTTTGTCATATCTCAACAGCTGCTGTAGTCAATGGAGAGTGTAAAGTGGCTCAAAAAAGCTTTGTAGGCTCAAATTCCATGCTTAAACACACTCAAAACCTAGCAGAACAAAGCGTATTTTTTGCTGGTAAAAATCTAACATGGGGGGGGGGCATTTAA
- a CDS encoding LegC family aminotransferase: MFKAELSFIKSLFAPKKQIPLHEPKFIGNEQDYLNECLKSGFVSSVGEFVLKFEQAMAQHTKSKFVVAMNSGTSALHIALLASGVKANHEVITQSLSFVATANAIAYTGAKPIFIDIDEKTLSLSPKALKTFLEQNTLIKDKKCFNKNTKKRIKACIIMHSFGLSAKITELKQICDDFHITLIEDAAEAVGSLYKNKALGTFARAGIYSFNGNKIITGGCGGVLLSDDEKLALKARHLSTTAKIPHAYEYKHDEIGYNYRLCNINAALLLAQLEKLDDFVEDKRKLAKQYKAFFKDNKSFVFVDESKDEKSNFWLNTLIAKDEHTRTAFIEEAHKEKIYLRPAWQGLHSLKMYKNCQKDELKNTIKLISRIVNLPSSVRLRSH, translated from the coding sequence ATGTTTAAGGCTGAGCTTAGCTTTATTAAAAGCCTTTTTGCACCTAAGAAGCAAATTCCTTTACATGAGCCAAAATTTATAGGCAATGAGCAAGATTATTTGAATGAATGCTTAAAAAGTGGCTTTGTCTCAAGTGTTGGTGAGTTTGTGCTTAAATTCGAGCAAGCTATGGCTCAACATACAAAAAGCAAATTCGTTGTAGCTATGAATAGCGGCACTTCTGCGCTTCATATAGCCCTTTTAGCAAGTGGAGTAAAAGCAAATCACGAGGTTATCACTCAAAGCCTAAGCTTTGTAGCCACTGCAAATGCCATAGCTTACACAGGAGCAAAGCCTATTTTTATAGATATAGATGAAAAGACTTTAAGCCTAAGCCCTAAGGCTTTAAAGACATTTTTAGAACAAAATACCTTGATCAAAGATAAAAAATGTTTTAACAAAAATACCAAAAAACGCATAAAAGCTTGTATAATCATGCATAGCTTTGGCTTGAGTGCAAAGATAACTGAGCTAAAGCAAATTTGTGATGATTTTCACATCACTTTGATAGAAGATGCAGCTGAAGCTGTAGGCTCGCTTTACAAAAACAAAGCCTTAGGCACCTTTGCTAGAGCTGGAATTTATAGCTTTAATGGTAACAAAATCATCACAGGAGGTTGTGGAGGCGTGCTTTTAAGCGATGATGAAAAACTAGCCTTAAAAGCAAGACATCTAAGCACCACCGCTAAAATCCCTCATGCTTATGAGTATAAACACGATGAAATAGGCTATAATTACCGCCTTTGCAACATAAACGCAGCCTTGCTTTTAGCCCAGCTTGAAAAACTTGATGACTTTGTGGAAGATAAAAGAAAGCTAGCCAAGCAGTATAAAGCCTTTTTTAAGGACAATAAAAGCTTTGTTTTTGTTGATGAAAGCAAAGATGAAAAAAGCAATTTTTGGCTTAATACTCTCATCGCCAAAGATGAACACACAAGAACAGCCTTTATAGAAGAAGCTCACAAAGAAAAAATTTATCTACGTCCAGCTTGGCAGGGCTTACATAGCCTTAAAATGTATAAAAACTGCCAAAAAGACGAGCTTAAAAACACAATCAAACTCATTTCAAGGATAGTCAATCTGCCAAGTAGTGTAAGGCTTAGAAGTCATTAA
- a CDS encoding GDP-mannose 4,6-dehydratase — MKILITGADGFIGSHLCECLHAKGHKIRALSQYNSFNFWGHLEHLPCKDELEIISGDLRDSFFCEKITADMDAVFHLGALIAIPYSYEAPKSYVDTNIIGTLNMLEAAKKAKVGHFIHTSTSEVYGTALYSPIDEKHPLQPQSPYSASKIAADMLALSYYNTYEMPIIIARPFNAYGPRQSARAIIPSIIIQILSGAKELKLGDLSPTRDLNFVLDTCEGFASLLELSSFGEVFNIGSGVEHSMQEVLDTIQELLGTRLKITQDTQRLRPKNSEVFRLISDSSKLQKASSWKSRFDLKEGLKQTLAWFEKEENLKLYKAGIYNV, encoded by the coding sequence ATGAAAATTCTCATCACCGGAGCTGATGGCTTTATAGGCTCTCATTTATGTGAATGCTTGCACGCTAAAGGGCATAAGATCAGGGCTTTAAGCCAGTATAATTCTTTTAATTTTTGGGGGCATTTGGAGCATTTGCCTTGTAAAGATGAGCTTGAGATCATTAGTGGGGATTTAAGAGATAGCTTTTTTTGTGAAAAGATCACTGCGGATATGGACGCTGTGTTTCATCTTGGGGCTTTAATTGCCATTCCTTATTCTTATGAAGCCCCAAAATCCTATGTAGATACAAACATCATAGGCACGCTTAATATGCTTGAAGCAGCCAAAAAGGCTAAGGTGGGGCATTTTATACACACCTCAACAAGTGAGGTTTATGGCACAGCCCTTTACAGCCCCATAGATGAAAAGCACCCTTTACAACCTCAAAGCCCTTATTCAGCAAGTAAAATCGCAGCTGATATGTTAGCGCTAAGTTATTATAATACTTATGAAATGCCTATTATCATCGCACGTCCTTTTAATGCTTATGGACCTAGACAAAGTGCAAGGGCTATTATCCCTAGCATTATCATTCAAATTTTAAGTGGGGCGAAAGAGCTTAAACTTGGGGATTTAAGTCCAACAAGGGATTTAAATTTTGTGCTTGATACTTGCGAGGGTTTTGCAAGCTTGCTTGAGCTTTCAAGCTTTGGAGAGGTATTTAACATAGGAAGCGGAGTTGAACACTCTATGCAAGAAGTGCTTGATACTATACAAGAGCTTTTAGGCACAAGGCTTAAGATTACTCAAGATACACAAAGATTGCGTCCTAAAAATAGCGAGGTTTTTAGACTCATAAGTGATAGCTCAAAACTTCAAAAAGCAAGCTCTTGGAAGAGTAGATTTGATCTTAAAGAGGGCTTAAAACAAACGCTAGCATGGTTTGAAAAAGAAGAAAATTTAAAACTTTATAAGGCTGGAATTTACAATGTTTAA
- a CDS encoding vWA domain-containing protein, protein MLKQIFFYLALSFVSVQFIACGNNYSPNSTTNYNEMYYSTPSYDSMEERRINSSVSNIGSVSELSGQAEAEFNTNSFDHINENVFIQSSTSPLSTFSADVDSASYTLVKSFIENSRLPSAGMIRTEELLNFFEYSYPAPQNEAVAIDAQLSDTFWNKEHKLLRIGIKAKEFDWDKRPSSHFIFLIDVSGSMDGENRLPLVKKSLTMLLQKLNRKDKISIVTYASGTKVVLEASSDKAKIRQAIASLYASGSTNGGDGLEKAYELAQKHFIKGGINRIILASDGDFNVGMTSQDELLKFIQQKAKSGVYFSVFGFGMGNFKDSLLVKLADNGNGNYGYIDDELEAKRLLVDRIGASLITIAKDVKIQVEFNPSKVAAYRLIGYEKRKLNNEDFNDDEKDAAEMGLGHSVTALYELIPADSLQNKNKASNAKPIIDPLKYSSQVANEKFKEEWLNIKIRYKEPLNQAHSKEKSKLIEKALSDKDYDPKGDVNTRFAAAVAAFAMILQDSKYKGSASFDMILEILNDKEVSNDVYKKEFIGLVSKASRLKSLNNKS, encoded by the coding sequence ATGCTAAAACAAATCTTTTTTTACTTAGCTTTAAGTTTTGTGTCGGTGCAATTTATCGCTTGTGGAAATAATTACAGCCCTAATTCTACTACTAATTACAATGAGATGTATTATTCAACGCCTAGTTATGATTCTATGGAAGAACGACGGATAAATTCTAGCGTTTCTAACATAGGAAGCGTAAGTGAGCTTTCTGGGCAAGCTGAAGCTGAGTTTAACACGAATTCTTTCGATCATATAAATGAAAATGTCTTTATTCAAAGCTCAACTTCGCCCTTATCAACCTTTAGCGCTGATGTAGATAGTGCTTCTTATACCCTTGTTAAATCTTTTATCGAAAACTCAAGGCTACCAAGTGCTGGTATGATAAGAACTGAAGAGCTGTTGAATTTTTTTGAGTATTCTTATCCTGCTCCACAAAATGAAGCTGTAGCTATAGATGCTCAGCTTAGTGATACTTTTTGGAACAAAGAACACAAACTTTTACGTATAGGCATTAAGGCTAAGGAGTTTGATTGGGATAAACGTCCTAGCTCACATTTTATCTTTTTAATCGATGTTTCAGGCTCAATGGATGGTGAGAATAGATTGCCTTTGGTTAAAAAATCTTTAACAATGTTGCTTCAAAAACTTAATAGAAAAGATAAAATCAGCATAGTTACTTATGCTTCTGGCACAAAGGTGGTGCTTGAAGCAAGCTCTGATAAAGCTAAAATCAGACAAGCAATTGCCTCTTTATATGCAAGTGGATCAACTAATGGCGGTGATGGGCTTGAAAAAGCTTATGAACTCGCACAAAAGCATTTTATCAAAGGCGGAATAAACCGCATAATACTCGCAAGTGATGGGGATTTTAATGTAGGCATGACAAGTCAAGATGAGCTTTTAAAATTCATACAACAAAAAGCAAAAAGCGGGGTGTATTTTAGTGTATTTGGTTTTGGAATGGGAAATTTCAAAGACTCTTTGCTCGTAAAACTTGCTGATAATGGCAATGGAAATTACGGCTATATCGATGATGAACTTGAAGCAAAAAGATTGCTCGTTGATAGGATAGGCGCAAGCTTAATCACTATCGCAAAAGATGTAAAAATTCAAGTTGAATTTAACCCAAGCAAAGTGGCTGCTTACAGGCTCATAGGCTATGAAAAACGAAAACTTAATAATGAGGATTTTAATGATGATGAAAAAGACGCTGCTGAAATGGGCTTAGGACACAGCGTTACAGCTCTTTATGAACTTATCCCAGCTGATAGCTTACAAAATAAAAACAAAGCTTCAAACGCAAAGCCCATCATCGATCCTTTAAAATACAGCTCTCAAGTGGCAAATGAAAAATTCAAAGAAGAATGGCTTAATATCAAAATTCGCTATAAAGAACCGCTCAATCAAGCACACAGCAAAGAAAAATCAAAACTCATCGAAAAAGCTCTTAGCGATAAAGATTATGATCCAAAAGGCGATGTAAATACGCGTTTTGCTGCTGCAGTGGCAGCTTTTGCGATGATTTTGCAGGATTCAAAATACAAAGGCAGTGCAAGCTTTGATATGATTTTAGAGATACTAAATGATAAAGAAGTCAGTAATGATGTCTATAAAAAAGAATTTATAGGGCTTGTATCAAAAGCAAGTCGCCTTAAAAGCCTAAATAACAAATCATAA
- a CDS encoding motility associated factor glycosyltransferase family protein, giving the protein MILTLKIQARGGGHEFLIYKNPLEETQAMLRLYTQKYALYPILYFYGFGNGIVFKALLQNPNHQKIIVFEKEIQLLYSIFHYVDFSKELASKRLVILSDILNQASFFEICNSPSCFIFAKIYFLQALSQYYLNDEQGLLAVNQGLVEGFKSAITSKGNDALDVMQGLSQFVQNIPALLYNHTYKSLEAQSLKNEQTAIIVSSGPSLSKQLSLLKSYQNKACIFVADSAYSMLAQQGIKPDFVSMLERTDFTAEFFNNDFKEFDHNIIFILKALIHPNAIKYLQKNKRKFMLVCPNDDAFIKNLRLDDFGYLSMGQNVAHMNFCLACVLGFKNIIFIGQDLAFDEKGNSHPKEYKHKADYESAMYAKIPTLAYGGQKQVQSHLVWLMFKSLFEKDFLIAKEHFHVNIYNATEGGARIENCLELPFKNCCENLLKQELSKPCFKLHLLSPKRQDELLLKSYAKIINNIKLLTQTLQNIKLKQESFEKEAQASLKAFDEQALIHLITQMQNCKNEIQSSNTKGELSILNPTLIQFELNFAQLFVLMPQNKQQVLEKYTLCIQSHLELFRLITTHLKIQAQGLKQALLPLENELLKKGFEKYLKKLSKTLLC; this is encoded by the coding sequence TTGATATTAACATTAAAGATACAAGCAAGGGGGGGGGGGCATGAGTTTTTAATCTATAAAAATCCCCTAGAAGAAACCCAAGCCATGCTTAGGCTTTATACTCAAAAATACGCTCTTTATCCCATTTTGTATTTTTACGGCTTTGGCAATGGCATAGTTTTTAAAGCCCTTTTACAAAATCCAAACCACCAAAAAATCATAGTCTTTGAAAAAGAAATTCAGCTTTTATATAGCATTTTTCATTATGTTGATTTTTCAAAAGAACTGGCAAGTAAAAGGCTTGTTATCTTGAGCGATATACTCAATCAAGCTTCTTTTTTTGAAATTTGTAATTCCCCTTCTTGCTTTATTTTCGCAAAAATTTATTTTTTACAAGCCTTAAGCCAGTATTATCTTAATGATGAACAAGGGCTTTTAGCGGTAAATCAAGGCTTGGTTGAAGGTTTTAAAAGTGCTATTACTTCAAAGGGCAATGATGCTCTTGATGTCATGCAAGGCTTAAGTCAATTTGTGCAAAATATCCCTGCACTGCTTTATAATCACACTTATAAATCCCTTGAGGCTCAAAGCCTTAAAAATGAGCAAACAGCCATCATAGTCTCATCAGGTCCAAGTCTAAGCAAACAACTTAGCCTTTTAAAAAGCTATCAAAACAAAGCCTGCATTTTTGTAGCTGATTCAGCTTATAGCATGCTTGCACAACAAGGCATTAAGCCAGATTTTGTCAGCATGCTTGAAAGGACTGATTTTACAGCTGAATTTTTCAATAACGATTTTAAAGAATTTGATCACAATATCATCTTTATTTTAAAAGCCCTAATTCACCCAAATGCCATAAAATACTTACAAAAAAACAAAAGAAAATTCATGCTTGTTTGTCCAAATGATGATGCGTTTATAAAAAATCTTAGGCTTGATGATTTTGGATATTTGAGTATGGGACAAAATGTGGCTCATATGAACTTTTGTCTAGCTTGTGTTTTAGGTTTTAAAAATATCATCTTTATAGGACAAGACTTAGCCTTTGATGAAAAGGGAAATTCTCACCCCAAAGAGTATAAACATAAGGCTGATTATGAAAGTGCTATGTATGCAAAAATTCCAACCCTAGCTTATGGGGGACAAAAGCAAGTGCAAAGTCATCTTGTGTGGCTTATGTTTAAAAGCTTATTTGAAAAGGATTTTTTAATCGCCAAAGAACATTTTCATGTCAATATCTATAACGCCACTGAAGGCGGAGCAAGGATAGAAAATTGCCTAGAATTACCCTTTAAAAACTGTTGTGAAAATCTTTTAAAACAAGAGCTTTCAAAGCCTTGTTTTAAACTGCATCTTTTAAGCCCTAAAAGACAAGATGAGCTTTTACTCAAAAGCTATGCAAAAATCATAAATAACATAAAACTGCTTACTCAAACCTTGCAAAATATAAAGCTTAAGCAAGAAAGCTTTGAAAAAGAAGCTCAAGCGAGTTTAAAAGCATTTGATGAACAAGCTTTAATCCATCTCATTACTCAAATGCAAAATTGCAAAAATGAAATTCAAAGCTCAAACACCAAAGGTGAGCTAAGCATTTTAAATCCTACACTTATACAATTTGAACTTAATTTCGCCCAACTTTTTGTGCTCATGCCTCAAAACAAACAGCAAGTCTTAGAAAAATACACACTTTGCATTCAAAGTCATTTAGAGCTTTTTAGACTCATCACAACTCATCTTAAAATTCAAGCTCAAGGCTTAAAACAAGCCCTTTTACCCTTAGAAAATGAGCTTTTAAAAAAAGGCTTTGAAAAATACCTTAAAAAGCTAAGTAAAACTTTACTATGCTAG
- a CDS encoding motility accessory factor: MLASKELFQKNLASLNDGFYTALKMQLQAIKQSEFKLICGKDSLDINIKDTSKGGGA; encoded by the coding sequence ATGTTAGCAAGCAAAGAACTTTTTCAAAAAAACTTAGCTAGTTTAAATGATGGATTTTACACTGCTTTAAAAATGCAATTACAGGCCATAAAACAAAGTGAGTTTAAGCTCATATGTGGCAAAGATAGCCTTGATATTAACATTAAAGATACAAGCAAGGGGGGGGGGGCATGA